Proteins co-encoded in one Fusobacterium sp. DD2 genomic window:
- a CDS encoding DUF3310 domain-containing protein, whose product MVRKIKPRKPREIKINETKKVKPAPIPSQAEVQELEARTHLMNLSVVTGKHKAIWDKEIKEHDGYLNPYYRGLIGRVKNLTDKLYEELYPDSDDDDVEVTPYISALMVNYVSVCAPAFGNPIPESKDDRAQRLPAGFMGSISVWAKLISLLSDNRLYPYFIKRKKEEELAKIIDLSVKYMCYLARDIMFKEEMIKSWEANMGRKFEKGRTLDKDFEMVKTKPKKSKGEEFLEKIFKNDMKELDDLEKQNKNRKVEELKMEEKAVEKDIKNVKSEEKTVKTIKNDVKSVEKIKNCDDPVKPSHYVLANGLTAGDVIEFTIKDCKGRTAWKLGTVIKYLVRAEKKAGAIDYQKAQEYINMILNTDYWREELIMAENFREEFEKEYGKSWFSVMYGIAEDMQGGQALALNEVFECIMTGRLEDAKKRIQDVLSFK is encoded by the coding sequence ATGGTGCGAAAAATCAAACCCCGTAAGCCTAGAGAAATAAAAATAAATGAAACAAAAAAAGTTAAACCAGCACCTATACCATCACAAGCAGAGGTTCAGGAACTAGAAGCAAGAACTCATTTAATGAATTTAAGTGTAGTGACTGGAAAACACAAAGCTATCTGGGATAAAGAAATAAAAGAACACGATGGATACTTAAATCCTTACTATCGCGGCTTAATTGGCAGAGTTAAAAACCTGACTGATAAATTATACGAGGAGTTATATCCGGATTCAGATGATGACGATGTTGAAGTAACTCCATATATCTCTGCACTGATGGTTAATTATGTGTCTGTGTGTGCTCCAGCTTTTGGGAATCCTATTCCTGAAAGTAAGGATGACCGAGCACAAAGATTACCAGCTGGATTTATGGGAAGTATATCCGTGTGGGCTAAACTGATTAGCCTACTAAGTGATAATAGGTTATATCCTTATTTTATTAAAAGAAAGAAAGAAGAAGAACTTGCGAAGATAATAGACCTATCAGTCAAGTATATGTGCTATCTAGCAAGAGATATCATGTTTAAAGAAGAAATGATTAAAAGTTGGGAGGCAAATATGGGAAGAAAGTTTGAGAAAGGAAGAACCTTAGACAAGGATTTTGAAATGGTTAAAACAAAACCAAAAAAATCAAAGGGAGAAGAATTTTTGGAAAAGATTTTTAAAAACGATATGAAGGAACTTGATGATCTGGAAAAACAAAACAAAAACAGAAAAGTAGAGGAGCTTAAAATGGAAGAAAAAGCTGTTGAAAAAGATATAAAAAACGTTAAATCCGAAGAAAAAACCGTTAAAACTATTAAAAATGATGTTAAATCTGTTGAAAAAATTAAAAATTGCGATGATCCTGTTAAACCAAGCCATTATGTACTAGCTAACGGGTTGACTGCTGGAGATGTAATTGAATTCACTATTAAAGACTGTAAAGGTAGAACTGCTTGGAAGCTAGGAACTGTAATAAAATACTTAGTCAGAGCAGAAAAGAAAGCAGGAGCTATAGACTATCAGAAGGCACAGGAATATATAAATATGATTTTAAATACAGATTATTGGAGAGAAGAGCTCATCATGGCTGAAAACTTCAGAGAAGAATTTGAAAAAGAATATGGTAAGAGCTGGTTTAGCGTTATGTATGGAATAGCCGAGGATATGCAAGGTGGACAAGCATTAGCCCTTAACGAAGTA
- a CDS encoding DNA polymerase, whose protein sequence is MLHHLNIDIETYSSIDIKSAGAYKYALSDDFEILLFAYSIDNNEVQIVDLAQGEKIPTEVLNFLKDESYVKHAYNAAFEWWCLNQAGYETPLEQWQCTMIHGLYCGYCAGLGATGKALGLAEDKQKLNTGLALIRYFSIPCKPTKSNGKRTRNLPEHEPEKWDLFKEYCVQDVVTEMEIAKTLAPFPVPDSEWEQWHMNTEMNARGVKIDTDLVRGALMIDDMSKSELMEEAKRLTGLENPNSTQQMINWLNGKGEEVDNLRKATVKALLQDKLDGDVRRALEIRQELAKTSVKKYQAMADAICEDNRIRGLLQFYGANRTGRWAGRLVQVQNLPRNYIETLDMARHLIEKADYKGIEMIYGNVPDTLSQLIRTAFIPSTGHVFVVSDFSAIEARVIAWLAGEKWRMEVFKSHGKIYEASAAQMFNVPLNTIVKGHENYALRAKGKVAELALGYQGSVGALKAMGADKMGLTDSELKDIVNLWRKSSPNIVQLWYDLENAALDVVENGTTVNLKCLVLKKEVNLPTGQIFLTVELPSGRKLYYPKPSLHEGKFGQQFCYYGVNQNTKKWEQIDMYGGKLVENVVQAIARDCLAVTLKRLKDKKWDIVFHVHDEVILDVPDTVKLDDVVNLMSQPVEWAPGLVLNAAGFTGNYYMKD, encoded by the coding sequence ATGCTACATCATTTAAACATAGATATAGAAACCTACAGCAGCATTGACATTAAAAGCGCAGGAGCATATAAATATGCGTTATCTGATGATTTTGAAATCCTATTATTCGCCTACAGTATTGATAATAACGAAGTACAGATAGTAGATCTTGCACAAGGAGAAAAGATTCCAACGGAGGTACTTAACTTCCTGAAAGATGAAAGCTATGTAAAACATGCTTATAACGCTGCATTTGAATGGTGGTGTCTGAATCAGGCAGGATACGAAACACCATTAGAACAATGGCAGTGTACTATGATTCACGGGCTGTATTGCGGATATTGTGCAGGACTGGGTGCAACTGGTAAGGCACTAGGATTAGCAGAAGATAAACAGAAGCTAAATACAGGACTTGCGTTGATTAGATATTTTTCTATACCTTGTAAACCTACTAAGAGCAATGGAAAGAGAACGAGAAATCTTCCCGAACACGAGCCAGAGAAGTGGGATCTATTTAAAGAGTACTGTGTGCAGGACGTTGTAACGGAGATGGAAATAGCTAAGACACTTGCACCTTTTCCAGTTCCTGATAGCGAATGGGAACAGTGGCATATGAACACAGAAATGAATGCCAGAGGAGTCAAAATAGACACAGACCTTGTAAGAGGTGCTTTGATGATTGATGACATGAGTAAATCTGAGTTGATGGAAGAGGCAAAACGGTTAACTGGACTAGAGAATCCAAATTCTACACAGCAAATGATTAACTGGCTGAATGGAAAAGGAGAAGAGGTGGACAACCTAAGGAAAGCAACTGTTAAAGCCCTACTTCAAGATAAATTAGATGGAGATGTAAGGAGAGCACTGGAGATCAGACAAGAGCTTGCCAAAACATCCGTAAAAAAATATCAAGCCATGGCGGATGCAATCTGTGAAGATAATAGAATTCGTGGGCTGCTGCAGTTCTACGGCGCTAACCGGACTGGTAGATGGGCTGGAAGACTGGTACAGGTACAGAACCTACCTAGAAATTACATCGAGACCCTGGACATGGCAAGACATCTTATAGAAAAAGCGGACTATAAAGGAATTGAAATGATATACGGGAATGTTCCTGACACCTTGTCACAACTAATTCGTACAGCTTTCATTCCATCCACTGGGCATGTGTTTGTTGTATCTGACTTCAGCGCAATTGAAGCCCGTGTAATAGCTTGGCTAGCTGGAGAAAAGTGGCGGATGGAAGTTTTCAAGTCCCACGGGAAAATCTATGAAGCATCAGCTGCCCAAATGTTTAATGTCCCACTGAATACAATTGTAAAAGGGCATGAGAATTATGCTTTGAGGGCAAAAGGAAAAGTAGCAGAACTGGCATTAGGGTATCAAGGATCTGTTGGAGCATTAAAAGCAATGGGAGCCGATAAAATGGGTCTAACAGATTCAGAACTTAAAGACATTGTTAATCTCTGGAGAAAGAGTTCACCTAATATAGTGCAACTGTGGTATGACCTTGAAAATGCTGCGCTGGATGTAGTTGAGAATGGTACAACTGTAAATCTTAAGTGCCTAGTTTTAAAAAAAGAAGTTAATCTTCCTACTGGTCAAATATTTTTAACTGTTGAGCTTCCATCAGGACGGAAATTATATTATCCAAAGCCTTCCCTACACGAAGGAAAATTCGGACAACAGTTTTGTTATTATGGAGTAAATCAAAATACGAAAAAGTGGGAACAGATTGATATGTATGGTGGAAAGCTTGTGGAGAACGTTGTGCAAGCTATAGCTCGGGACTGTCTGGCTGTTACTTTAAAAAGGTTAAAAGATAAAAAGTGGGATATTGTATTCCATGTACATGATGAAGTTATTTTAGATGTGCCTGACACTGTAAAACTGGATGATGTTGTTAACCTCATGAGTCAGCCTGTTGAATGGGCTCCAGGATTAGTATTAAACGCTGCCGGATTTACCGGTAACTATTATATGAAGGATTAG